One part of the Dyadobacter sp. 676 genome encodes these proteins:
- a CDS encoding sigma-70 family RNA polymerase sigma factor codes for MNFLRFFQGKGKEPMPEAERLTAYRHSGDVAILGALYEPYMEMVFGVCYRYLGDEEESKDAVMQIFEKLVSDLRQHDVSNLKSWLYSVARNYCLMKLRAARVTAGAAEAGAREFRIETPVQDDFLVLEAKLDAMDKCLQKLANEQRISIELFYLQSKCYREIAGETGFEMGKVKSYIQNGKRNLKICIESNGRYR; via the coding sequence GTGAACTTTTTGAGATTCTTTCAGGGTAAGGGTAAAGAACCGATGCCGGAGGCCGAGCGGCTTACGGCTTACCGGCATTCGGGCGACGTTGCCATACTGGGCGCATTGTATGAGCCTTATATGGAAATGGTATTCGGTGTGTGTTACCGATATCTCGGGGACGAGGAAGAGAGCAAGGACGCGGTGATGCAGATATTCGAGAAATTGGTCTCGGATTTAAGGCAACACGATGTCTCGAACCTGAAAAGCTGGCTGTACAGCGTTGCCCGCAACTATTGCCTGATGAAACTCCGGGCGGCACGGGTAACTGCCGGTGCCGCAGAGGCCGGCGCGCGGGAGTTCCGGATCGAAACGCCTGTGCAGGACGACTTCCTCGTACTCGAAGCAAAGCTGGACGCAATGGACAAATGTCTCCAAAAGCTCGCGAACGAGCAGCGGATCAGCATTGAACTATTCTATCTGCAAAGCAAATGCTACCGCGAGATCGCCGGCGAAACGGGGTTCGAGATGGGCAAAGTGAAAAGCTATATCCAGAATGGAAAGCGGAACCTGAAAATCTGCATCGAAAGCAATGGACGCTACCGATAA
- a CDS encoding von Willebrand factor type A domain-containing protein, with the protein MKTRIIILLAILLSAFALLPDRLVKGTVTDAANVPLAGVSVSLQGSAAGTVTDQAGHFSIRVSTPGRALVFRKAGYQALTVPVTRDSVLKVMLVPNAQTLNELVVTGRPKAAEKVTVDFQTVTSAPASLGGTYLQALPETESYKPVNENGFLSVSQQPVTTFSVDVDRAAYSNVRRFLNNGQLPPADAVRVEEMINYFDYDYPQPAGDHPLAITAETTDSPWNAGLKLVHIGLQAKTVSTENLPASNLVFLIDVSGSMNAANKLPLLKQAFNLLVDQLRAGDKISIVAYAGSAGLVLPPTSGTEKKMIKDALDKLEAGGSTAGGEGIELAYKLAKDNFLPQGNNRVILATDGDFNVGVSNESELQKLIEEKRKAGIFLSVMGFGMGNYKDSHVETLADKGNGNYAYIDNIQEARKEFVQEFGGTLFTIAKDVKIQIEFNPELVRAYRLIGYENRALRNDEFNDDRKDAGDMGSGHTVTAIYEIVPHGVETPYIGKTEALKYQSDHRSTTGNSDEMMTIKVRYKKGRQRKKRAL; encoded by the coding sequence ATGAAAACGAGAATCATTATTCTGCTAGCCATCTTGTTGAGTGCCTTCGCATTGCTGCCCGACCGGCTCGTCAAAGGCACCGTCACCGACGCCGCGAACGTTCCGCTCGCGGGTGTAAGCGTATCACTTCAGGGCAGCGCCGCAGGAACGGTCACCGATCAGGCTGGCCATTTTTCCATCCGGGTATCCACTCCGGGCAGGGCGCTGGTGTTCCGGAAAGCGGGTTACCAGGCTCTCACTGTGCCCGTTACCCGGGATTCGGTCTTGAAAGTCATGCTGGTCCCTAACGCGCAGACACTGAATGAGCTGGTAGTGACCGGCAGGCCGAAAGCGGCCGAAAAAGTAACCGTCGATTTCCAGACAGTTACCTCCGCGCCGGCATCGCTCGGCGGAACTTACCTGCAAGCCCTCCCCGAAACCGAAAGCTACAAACCTGTTAATGAAAACGGCTTTCTGTCCGTAAGTCAGCAGCCTGTCACGACCTTCTCCGTCGATGTAGATCGCGCCGCTTACAGCAACGTACGCCGTTTTCTCAACAACGGCCAGTTGCCGCCTGCGGATGCGGTAAGGGTCGAGGAAATGATCAATTATTTTGACTACGATTACCCGCAACCCGCCGGCGACCATCCTCTTGCGATCACGGCCGAAACAACCGATTCGCCATGGAATGCAGGTTTGAAACTCGTACACATCGGATTACAGGCGAAAACCGTTTCCACCGAAAACCTTCCCGCTTCCAACCTGGTCTTTTTGATCGACGTTTCGGGTTCCATGAATGCAGCCAACAAGCTTCCTTTGCTGAAACAGGCATTCAATCTGCTCGTAGACCAGCTCCGTGCCGGCGATAAAATTTCTATCGTCGCCTACGCAGGTTCTGCCGGGCTGGTATTGCCGCCAACATCGGGGACCGAGAAAAAGATGATCAAAGACGCGCTCGATAAGCTCGAAGCCGGGGGATCGACGGCCGGGGGCGAGGGTATCGAACTGGCCTACAAGCTGGCAAAGGACAATTTCCTGCCCCAGGGGAACAACCGGGTTATTCTGGCCACCGACGGTGATTTCAACGTGGGAGTCTCCAATGAATCCGAATTACAGAAATTGATCGAAGAAAAGCGCAAGGCAGGCATTTTCCTGAGCGTAATGGGTTTCGGAATGGGCAATTACAAGGACAGCCATGTAGAGACGCTGGCCGACAAAGGCAACGGGAATTATGCTTATATCGACAACATTCAGGAGGCGCGGAAAGAATTTGTGCAGGAATTCGGCGGCACGTTGTTCACGATTGCCAAAGATGTCAAGATCCAGATCGAGTTCAACCCGGAGCTCGTACGGGCTTACCGACTCATTGGCTATGAAAACCGCGCATTACGCAACGACGAGTTCAACGATGATCGAAAGGACGCGGGCGATATGGGCTCGGGCCACACCGTAACTGCGATTTACGAGATCGTGCCGCATGGCGTAGAAACTCCGTACATCGGAAAAACCGAAGCCTTGAAATATCAGTCTGACCACCGGTCCACGACCGGTAACAGCGACGAAATGATGACGATAAAGGTTCGTTATAAAAAAGGCCGACAGCGAAAAAAGCGTGCTCTTTGA
- a CDS encoding YfbK domain-containing protein translates to MLFDLPVKARSVAFDQCSENLRFASAVAEFGLLLRGSEYRGKATYTDVIRHARGAFGKDEEGYRSEFVQLVKLAQSLDGSRETAEK, encoded by the coding sequence GTGCTCTTTGATCTGCCGGTCAAAGCACGATCCGTAGCTTTCGACCAATGCTCCGAGAACCTTCGGTTCGCCAGCGCCGTAGCGGAGTTCGGGTTGTTGCTGCGTGGCTCGGAATATAGGGGTAAGGCAACTTATACGGACGTCATCCGGCACGCCCGCGGCGCATTTGGGAAGGATGAAGAAGGTTACCGCTCCGAATTTGTACAACTTGTGAAGCTCGCACAAAGCCTGGATGGTTCACGGGAGACGGCGGAGAAGTGA
- a CDS encoding DUF4202 domain-containing protein, whose protein sequence is MSKLDKAFELFDAYNKRSPGRVMWENVEYPVEYFYALKLYEWVRNLDPQASESLLLASRCQHIGRWEIARSSYPDGRVGYLKWRSDLSKYHAGIASEILNEVGYDKETIGRVKQIVLKQRLKSDADVQTMENALCLVFLQYQYDDLIAKMSEEKMIDILRKTWNKMSAPGRDAALGLSYSEQGKNLILKALKED, encoded by the coding sequence ATGAGCAAGCTCGACAAAGCTTTTGAACTTTTTGATGCCTACAACAAACGTTCGCCGGGGCGCGTCATGTGGGAAAACGTGGAATATCCGGTTGAGTACTTCTACGCCTTAAAACTGTATGAATGGGTCAGGAACCTTGACCCGCAAGCCAGCGAAAGCCTACTGCTGGCATCGCGGTGCCAGCACATCGGAAGATGGGAGATCGCCCGAAGCAGCTATCCCGACGGCCGCGTGGGCTATTTGAAATGGCGCAGCGATCTTTCAAAATATCACGCGGGGATTGCTTCCGAAATCCTGAACGAAGTTGGGTACGATAAAGAAACGATCGGTCGCGTAAAGCAGATCGTTCTGAAACAGCGCCTTAAAAGCGACGCCGACGTACAAACGATGGAAAACGCATTGTGTCTCGTTTTTCTTCAATACCAATACGACGATCTGATCGCAAAAATGAGTGAGGAAAAAATGATCGATATTCTCCGAAAAACCTGGAATAAAATGAGTGCGCCCGGACGTGACGCCGCATTGGGACTTTCATACAGTGAGCAGGGCAAGAATTTGATTTTGAAAGCATTAAAAGAAGACTGA
- the treY gene encoding malto-oligosyltrehalose synthase, producing the protein MNNPVSTYRLQFHQAFSFQDFEYLIPYFQKLGVGTIYASPVLASAKGSTHGYDGTDPGRINPEIGSLAQLRNLSADLRKSGIGWLQDIVPNHMAFSTENPWLTDVLEKGRQSLYASYFDIAWNSALFHGKVMVPFLSKNVDEMIAAGEVKVLFTGERLALDFGGLTFPLNLRSYKAILEKVEGASQALAQLVGQLEDLNQVEDAHVFSQRWDEWAMQFRALYARDEEKAVIDAALARLNADSAGLQTLADQQNYVLCHWQRTEEEINFRRFFTVNGLICLNMQDDAVFEKYHSLIKQLTEEGIFQGLRIDHIDGLFDPSGYLARLREEMGDGIYIIAEKILGEHEDLPVKWPIQGTTGYEFLAVVNNLFTNTSAEGEFTAFYNELTGDNRPANELLLSKKSDILYGHMAGELENLYQLFVSLELADSETIERIGAELIRQVIGEFLIHCPVYRYYGNAVPLSDEESQAVKAIFVDINKHHLDLSPAVEVLEQCFLHRPVLGDEDYNGRVAEFYQRCMQFTGPLMAKGGEDTLMYTYNRFIGHNDVGDFPDRFGITADDFHQYMKKRRKEWPLALNATSTHDTKRGEDVRARLNVLTDLSAEWISKLKEWQRANAGLRQSAGPDPNDEYLIYQTIIGAHPMPGEDDDDFEKRLEEYLQKALREAKMNSSWSAPNETYERGTAAFVREILKKDSSFSKSMQPFLASVADFGIINSLAQVALKFTCPGIPDVYQGCELWDLSLVDPDNRREVDFGKRKLWLEELDGYEEDRLLEKLWNERLTGQIKLWLTWRLFQLRRQYPLLFTQGEYIPLKIRGTYKDNLLAFVRRHKRDVVITVVPLHTASMSREQQKDFFGLDWKDTHVVLPENLLPEWDNVLANSRDVWRSKLFPGELFKQLPIAILKGGRMDNERNAGLLLHISSLPSPFGIGDIGPAAYQFADFLEKTYQKIWQILPLNPTEASQGHSPYSALSSRAGNPLLISPEMLAREGLLSEQDLDENRLPDSSAVDFDAAKKSKEILLERAFRNYEERAGGEAAEMGEFVVGNAAWLDDFTVYMVLKKRYRHQPWYTWPEELRNRDRSALDEVRRSEREEIRRVQWQQFVFDKQWKALRRYCNDREIRLLGDIPFYVSYDSVDVWANRGLFCVDEEGNITGAAGVPPDAFSESGQLWGMPVFNWEAIRSQGYQWWIDRLARNMEMFDLVRLDHFRAFADYWEVPGGKTTAVNGSWKTGPGEEFFNKIGAALGQLPFIAEDLGEISPEVYLLRDKFGLPGMKVLQFAFDENMPQSDHIPHHFKHNFIAYTGTHDNNTTRGWFREMGATVQERLESYLGKPVSEENVAVELARTVFASIAKTAVLPVQDLLNLDESAKMNQPGSSENNWAWRMLPGQITTEAGNFLTAITCLYNRE; encoded by the coding sequence ATGAACAACCCAGTTTCTACCTACCGGCTTCAATTTCATCAGGCATTTTCATTTCAGGACTTCGAGTATCTGATCCCTTACTTTCAAAAATTGGGGGTCGGAACGATCTATGCATCGCCGGTGCTGGCGTCGGCGAAAGGCAGTACGCACGGATACGACGGGACCGATCCCGGCAGGATCAATCCGGAGATCGGGAGCCTGGCGCAATTGCGAAACCTTTCCGCCGATCTCCGGAAATCGGGGATAGGCTGGTTGCAGGATATCGTCCCCAATCACATGGCTTTCAGTACGGAAAATCCCTGGTTGACGGATGTGCTCGAAAAGGGCAGGCAGTCGTTGTATGCTTCTTACTTCGATATCGCCTGGAACAGCGCGCTTTTCCACGGGAAGGTGATGGTGCCGTTTTTGTCGAAGAATGTCGATGAAATGATTGCGGCGGGCGAAGTGAAAGTGCTTTTCACCGGCGAACGCCTCGCGCTGGATTTCGGGGGACTGACATTCCCGCTGAACCTGCGGTCTTATAAGGCGATTCTCGAAAAAGTAGAAGGAGCATCGCAGGCGCTGGCACAGCTTGTGGGCCAGTTGGAAGATCTGAACCAGGTCGAGGATGCTCATGTATTTTCGCAGCGCTGGGACGAGTGGGCAATGCAGTTTCGCGCGCTGTATGCACGCGATGAGGAGAAAGCGGTGATCGACGCCGCGCTGGCACGCCTGAATGCGGATTCGGCCGGGCTCCAGACACTTGCCGACCAACAGAACTATGTACTTTGCCATTGGCAGCGAACGGAAGAAGAGATCAATTTTCGCCGCTTTTTTACGGTAAATGGCTTGATCTGCCTGAATATGCAGGACGATGCCGTTTTTGAAAAATACCACTCGCTGATCAAGCAACTGACGGAAGAGGGTATTTTCCAGGGACTGCGAATCGACCATATCGACGGGCTTTTCGACCCCTCCGGCTATCTGGCCAGACTGCGTGAGGAAATGGGTGACGGCATTTACATTATCGCAGAAAAGATCCTGGGCGAACATGAAGATTTGCCTGTAAAGTGGCCGATACAGGGTACTACGGGCTACGAATTTCTGGCGGTCGTCAACAACCTTTTTACCAACACATCGGCAGAGGGCGAATTCACTGCATTTTACAACGAACTCACAGGTGATAACCGGCCTGCGAATGAGCTTTTGCTGAGCAAAAAAAGCGATATTCTGTATGGGCACATGGCTGGGGAGCTGGAAAACCTGTACCAATTGTTCGTATCGCTGGAACTGGCAGATTCGGAAACTATCGAACGCATTGGCGCCGAATTGATCCGCCAGGTAATCGGCGAATTTCTGATCCATTGTCCGGTGTACCGCTATTATGGCAACGCGGTGCCGCTTTCCGACGAGGAGTCGCAGGCGGTGAAAGCGATTTTTGTAGATATTAACAAACACCACCTCGATTTGTCGCCGGCGGTGGAAGTGCTGGAACAATGCTTCCTGCACAGGCCGGTATTGGGCGATGAGGATTACAACGGGCGTGTAGCCGAGTTTTATCAGCGTTGCATGCAGTTCACCGGCCCGCTGATGGCCAAAGGGGGAGAGGATACGCTGATGTATACCTATAACCGCTTTATAGGCCACAACGACGTCGGCGACTTTCCTGACCGTTTTGGCATTACTGCCGACGATTTCCATCAGTACATGAAAAAACGCAGAAAAGAATGGCCCCTGGCGCTTAATGCGACCTCTACGCACGACACCAAACGGGGAGAGGATGTGCGCGCGAGGCTGAACGTACTGACGGACTTATCGGCGGAATGGATCAGTAAGCTGAAAGAATGGCAACGGGCAAATGCCGGATTACGCCAATCCGCCGGCCCCGACCCCAACGACGAATACCTGATTTACCAAACGATCATCGGTGCCCATCCTATGCCCGGGGAAGACGACGACGATTTCGAAAAACGGTTGGAAGAATATCTGCAGAAAGCTTTACGGGAGGCCAAAATGAACTCTTCCTGGTCGGCTCCAAATGAAACGTACGAGCGCGGAACGGCAGCATTCGTGCGGGAGATCTTAAAAAAGGATTCTTCGTTTTCCAAATCGATGCAGCCATTCCTGGCATCGGTGGCGGATTTCGGCATCATTAATTCGCTGGCGCAAGTGGCATTGAAATTCACTTGTCCCGGAATTCCCGATGTTTATCAGGGCTGCGAGTTGTGGGATTTGAGCCTGGTCGATCCGGATAACCGGCGTGAGGTCGATTTTGGTAAAAGGAAATTGTGGCTGGAAGAACTGGATGGCTACGAGGAGGACCGGTTACTCGAAAAACTCTGGAATGAACGCCTCACGGGGCAAATTAAGCTCTGGCTTACCTGGCGGCTTTTCCAGCTGCGACGGCAATATCCGTTACTTTTTACACAGGGCGAATACATTCCGCTGAAAATCCGTGGTACTTACAAGGATAACCTGCTCGCTTTTGTCCGGAGGCATAAGCGGGATGTCGTGATCACCGTGGTTCCCCTGCACACCGCATCGATGAGCCGCGAACAGCAAAAGGATTTTTTCGGGCTCGACTGGAAGGATACGCATGTGGTGTTACCGGAAAACCTGCTTCCTGAATGGGATAATGTGCTGGCAAATAGCCGGGACGTTTGGCGATCGAAGCTTTTCCCGGGTGAACTGTTCAAACAACTGCCAATCGCGATTCTCAAAGGCGGGCGCATGGATAACGAGCGTAATGCCGGTCTGCTGCTGCATATCAGCTCCCTGCCGTCGCCGTTCGGCATAGGCGATATCGGGCCGGCTGCCTATCAGTTTGCGGATTTTCTCGAAAAAACATACCAGAAAATATGGCAGATCCTGCCACTCAACCCCACGGAAGCCTCCCAGGGGCATTCGCCGTACAGCGCGCTGTCGAGCCGGGCCGGTAATCCCTTGCTGATCAGCCCCGAAATGCTCGCGCGTGAAGGCTTGCTTTCCGAACAGGACCTGGACGAAAACCGGTTGCCGGATTCGTCGGCCGTCGATTTCGACGCGGCGAAAAAAAGCAAGGAAATTTTACTGGAACGAGCGTTCCGGAATTATGAAGAGCGGGCCGGTGGAGAGGCCGCCGAAATGGGAGAGTTCGTAGTGGGAAATGCGGCATGGCTGGACGATTTCACGGTTTATATGGTGCTGAAAAAGCGCTACCGACACCAGCCCTGGTATACCTGGCCGGAAGAGCTGCGTAACAGGGACCGGAGCGCGCTTGATGAGGTACGCAGAAGCGAGCGTGAGGAGATCCGCCGGGTGCAGTGGCAGCAATTCGTATTCGATAAACAGTGGAAAGCGTTGCGACGGTATTGCAACGACCGGGAAATCAGGTTGCTGGGGGATATCCCTTTTTATGTCAGTTACGATTCCGTCGACGTTTGGGCAAACCGCGGGTTGTTTTGCGTGGATGAGGAAGGTAACATTACGGGCGCCGCGGGTGTGCCGCCGGATGCTTTCTCGGAAAGCGGGCAGCTTTGGGGAATGCCGGTATTCAACTGGGAAGCCATCCGGTCGCAGGGGTACCAGTGGTGGATCGACCGGCTGGCGAGGAATATGGAAATGTTCGATCTGGTTCGGCTGGACCACTTCAGGGCATTCGCCGACTACTGGGAAGTGCCGGGCGGAAAGACAACCGCCGTCAACGGAAGCTGGAAAACGGGGCCGGGGGAGGAGTTTTTTAACAAGATCGGCGCCGCGCTCGGGCAGTTGCCCTTTATAGCCGAAGATCTGGGCGAGATCAGTCCCGAGGTGTATCTGCTGCGCGACAAATTCGGCCTGCCCGGAATGAAAGTACTGCAATTTGCATTCGATGAGAATATGCCGCAATCGGACCATATCCCTCACCATTTCAAGCACAATTTTATTGCCTACACCGGCACGCACGACAACAATACGACCAGGGGCTGGTTCCGTGAAATGGGCGCTACGGTGCAGGAGCGGCTGGAATCTTATCTGGGAAAACCGGTTTCCGAAGAAAATGTGGCCGTCGAACTTGCGCGGACCGTTTTTGCTTCTATTGCCAAAACGGCTGTTTTACCTGTTCAGGACCTTCTTAATCTGGACGAAAGCGCTAAAATGAACCAGCCCGGTTCCAGCGAAAACAATTGGGCATGGAGGATGCTTCCCGGCCAGATCACCACGGAAGCCGGGAACTTCCTCACCGCTATCACATGCCTCTATAATCGTGAGTAG
- a CDS encoding response regulator, with protein MEFIIVDDSVFDLFTQEKLLLKSGLTETVRTFGVPQEAIEYLMQQDADMPETVILLDLQMPGINGFEFTEHYGLLPEEVRKRIRLFMISSTVDISDIEQAEVNPYIIRLLSKPLEIPQLRELLK; from the coding sequence ATGGAATTTATTATCGTAGACGACAGTGTTTTCGATCTGTTTACCCAGGAAAAACTGTTACTGAAAAGCGGTTTAACGGAAACGGTCAGGACATTCGGCGTGCCGCAGGAGGCGATAGAGTATCTTATGCAGCAGGACGCGGACATGCCCGAAACGGTGATCCTGCTCGACCTGCAAATGCCGGGCATCAACGGCTTCGAATTTACGGAACACTACGGGCTGCTGCCGGAAGAAGTCCGAAAGCGGATCCGCTTGTTCATGATCTCGTCCACCGTCGATATTTCGGATATCGAACAGGCGGAGGTCAATCCATACATAATCCGGCTTCTGTCCAAGCCGCTCGAAATACCCCAGTTGAGGGAGCTGCTCAAATAA